The Elaeis guineensis isolate ETL-2024a chromosome 3, EG11, whole genome shotgun sequence region ACGGCGCTGTGCGCCGCGGATCTGGACCGGATCCTGGAGGCCTGCGGGTCCCAGGGGGTGCAGTTCATGGACTCCACCATGTGGATGCACCATCCCCGGACGGCCCGGATGAGGGATCTCTTGTCGGATCCCAACCGGTTTGGCCAGCTAAAAGCGGTAATTCGTGTTGTTTCGGATTTTGTTTACATCTTTGTTCTTATTTAGAAATTAGGAATTTTTGGCAAGTGTTTGATTAATTGATGGCATATGTATGCTTGGACTGTCATttgttcttcattttttttttgcctttttaatGGATTTGATTGTTGTAGATAGATTGCATTTTAGACCGTGAACGTAACATGAGAACGGTATTTGTAACTTGGAGAGGCGGAAGCCTCAAGTGATGGACCCGACATAAATATTCGTTGCAATGATGATATCatgtcaaatttataataaattaatcaaaaatcaaaaattgatgagACAATATGGGAGATCATCTCGAGAATCGATGAAATATACAATAATCGGTCAAATACTAGTTTGCACTCGTAGTGGGTGTATGCTTGGGTACACGTAGCGGTGCTCATTATGTAAAAATGTTAGACTGATGTTTTTGGTAGATTAGCAAGTGGCTACATAAGTGATCTGGAGCAGATGTGGTGTCTGGACTGAATTTTAAATTGAATGGGAGATGTCTTGTAAGTCTTTGGATGCTTGAGTTATCTTCTTTTCAACGAACCCTTACCAAAATTTGTCGTTATATTCTCCATTATTCCTATCTTTTTGTGTTTCATGTTCTATCTATCAAGTGGACTTTGAGCAAGCATTCTTGCAGTACATCCTGGACTTCAGGTCTTTCCAGACTTTTTTTTATGCCGAAGGCTTTTCAAATGAATTCTAAGAACTTTCCCTTTTGTTCCTATAAAATTGTATTGATCAAAGATTTTTGCCAAGGACGTTGAACTCTATTCTAGAAGATCATGATTCATGAAAGATCGTAATCCGGATCTGAGTGCAACTTTGCATGAGCATTTAGGTATCATGGCCTAAAAAGTGCTTAATGGTGACATTACAGTAACCATGATCTATTTGTAGAATACGCCCTACTTTTCTGAGTAAACATGTGTACTATTTTTGATTGAATTCATCTCTAAACTGGTTTTAGTTTTCACTTTGTTCTTGTGAGTCTAGTTTTGGTGCCACACTTTTTCCTAAAGGACCTTTTATTGGTTTGGGAATGGCTCGTAAATTAGCTTTTTGTGTTATTTCCATGTCATAGAGGAAACTTCTCCGATATGCTCTTATCTTAGATTGTGAGGATTGCTTTTAATGGTATGCAAACTTGGTGATGGAGCCATTTTTTCAATTATTAGCACACGTGGGCCTTcacaaagagggagagaaaaatgtGTGCTCTTCCTTATCTGTCATCCCTCCACCTACAAGGCCTAAATTATACCTGACTGCTCTCTATTTTTCAGCAAGTGAGCCCCTTTTAAGTTCCTTCACCAGGTCTAAATGAAGGTATCTGCGGATGaatcataacaaaatcaatatattGAGTATATAGTTCTCTGTCTGTCTTCACAAGCAAAAGTCGTGAGATTTTTGTCATGTTATATTGCACCGCTGTTGCAGTTGGTTTTTTGCTCTTCAGAGCGCAAACTTTAATCAGCTGTACCTTGAGTTTTGCTTTTTCCATTTTGATCCCATCGATTGTTTCTATGCCATCATAAACATTATCTTGAGATTTATCGGCACGTTAGGGATACAGGTTATGGTGCGTCACTCATTTGCTCCTTCTTTAGTAGCCCTGAACTGTGAATTTCTTGAATGTTCCATGTGCCAGATCTTTCTCCCATTAAAAGTAACGAATGATATCTCTAAGCGTATGCGAACTGATACTTAATTGTCTTATGGGGCTGGCAGATTCACAGCATCTTTACCTTTTGTGGAGACCCTGATTTCCTTCAGAATGACATCCGTGTGAAGCCTGATCTTGATGCCCTTGGGGCTCTTGGTGATGCTGGGTGGTACTGCATCCGCTCTGTCCTATGGGCTGCCGACTACGTACTGCCCAGAACTGCAATTGCGCACCATGGCTGTGTCAAGAACCAAGCTGGTGTAATCTTGTCATGTGGGGCTACTCTTGTATGGGATGATGGCCAAGTCGCAACCTTCCACTGCTCTTTCCTCTCTAATCTGACAATGGAACTCTGTGTTATGGGAACAAGAGGAACCCTTCATTTAAGTGACTTTGTGCTTCCTTTCGAGGAAACCCCTGCTAAATTCAAGCGTGCTACAGATTCAAAGTTTAAGGAGCTCCATATTGGATGGCAACCACTGCCTAGTGAGCATGTCATCTCAACTGACCTTCCTCAGGAAGCCCTCATGATCCAGGAATTCTCGAGGTTGGCAGGAAGCATAAGAGATTCTGGTAGCAAGCCAGATGAAAAATGGCCTATCATCACTAGAAAGACACAACTGGTACTTGATGCAGTAAAAGAGTCGATTGAGAAGGGACTTGAACCTGTTAACATTACTGGTTAGTGGATGTTCCCCTCAGTTATGCCCTATGATCTCATCGTGTAGCTAAATTAGTACTCCACCATGTTTGCCAGTTTGATAGCTTTC contains the following coding sequences:
- the LOC105041685 gene encoding uncharacterized oxidoreductase At4g09670 gives rise to the protein MADKTNPIRFGILGCAAIARKVSRAIGLAPNATVVAVGSRFLDKAQRFIADNGLPPATRAYGSYETMLDDPAVDAVYLPLPTSLHVRWAVAAAEHGKHVLLEKPTALCAADLDRILEACGSQGVQFMDSTMWMHHPRTARMRDLLSDPNRFGQLKAIHSIFTFCGDPDFLQNDIRVKPDLDALGALGDAGWYCIRSVLWAADYVLPRTAIAHHGCVKNQAGVILSCGATLVWDDGQVATFHCSFLSNLTMELCVMGTRGTLHLSDFVLPFEETPAKFKRATDSKFKELHIGWQPLPSEHVISTDLPQEALMIQEFSRLAGSIRDSGSKPDEKWPIITRKTQLVLDAVKESIEKGLEPVNITG